TCTTCCCAACTGTGCCTCTGCTTTTAACGAACAAGCACTTCGGTAAAGACAGTAGTAATTTGGGACACGTGCGTTCCCTACTTCcgcaatgaaaaatataaacgaAGTCcaggatgtatatatatatgccagGGGTTCCCAAATTTTCCCAACTCGCGACTCACCTGAGTATCTAGACAGTTTTCTAGTTGGGGTTAGGCTTACGCTTATACTATATTGCAGTAAATATAGTATAGCTCATGCTATGTATAGATCTAAGCCTTGTCCCTACCCTATGTCCTTAAGTAGCAATTAATGAGTCTTCcttcgtgtatatatatatatatattatattttcatgttgGAAAAATCAATGATAGTTCTAACTGAAGATATTATTCCATAGTAAATATAGGAGCAAATTAATAAAGGTCACATTAAGCTAAACATGTGAAATGAATGAATGGTGAGTTACGCGTGCTGATGTTTAGTCAGTGAACGTAACTCTGGTGAAACTGAAAATGTTCGAATGTTTTCACTTAACGCGTGTAGGTGAAAGTGTATTTTTATAAGAACGATTTTATgagtaataaactaaacagtagtTGAAACGGATGCTGACTTGATCCTGAATTAGTTGATATTTGACAGTTTTTAGATGTTTTAAACAGTGAACGTAGTATATGGTTCTGTAGCTACCGTTCGAACATATGGACAAGGATTCTCAAGTCAGACTTTTCGAGAAAGTCACGTGGTTCCAGTGTGTATTAGAATTTCGCTCGCGTTAAGCAAATACAGTCGTCAAATCAGTTTTTACAGACAAGCGCTCTTTCTCAGAAAGCCCCGTCTCCCCCCCCAAACAGCTGCTCATAACGCCTTTGTACTACAACTGTAAGTATGGCATTCGTCATAATCAGTCAAATATTAGAAGTGCTGACACGTTACTGTAACGaacaaataatttagaaataagtGTGAGTCGAACTATGGGTGatggattatttgtttataagaaaTTTCTGTCTAGAAAACGTACGCAAGTCATGATTTGAGTACATGCAAACTTTCGGTAATTTGCAAATGTTGAACTTTGCGTGACTGTGATCAGGAAGAGTATAGAACTGTCTCATTAGTAATAAGTTAATCAGCAGTGAAACATGACGTGCAGTTCGTGAGTATGGCACTTCAACTTATATCtggtgcgtgtgtgtgtgttttcttatagcaaagccacatcgagctatctgctgagtccaccgaggggaattgaacccctgattttagcgttgtaaatccgtagacttaccgctgtaccagcggggggctaCATTTGGTGCAAAAtgtcattattatatataatatttcaacgGTAATTCAGGTAAAATGATAGCATTTAAGATGACTTATTGTTAAATACTGAGCAGACATACAATCAAGAATGTTACATATACCAAAACTGAGTTTAATGATGCATCTGGAATTCATTGGTATCGTTGTAAGAGccaaaattgaaaagaaaaaaaaatcctttaatataattttcaacttTATTACATTTGATAAGTTGTAACTCCCTGATGAACTAGTACAACATTTAATCCTGTCATAAGTTAACAGTTAAAATTACATGCATTTTGCTCAAGTTCTCTGGAGGCCATATTGAAGACAACGGCTGCGCAGGAACCGCCATGATCGATTTCCGAATGGCCAATTAATAAAGCAAAATTTCTAGAATGTCGTCTCTCCCTGGGGCAAATATAAAGAGATTATCACagataataaagattttttttcttgtattttaggTGCGAGTGCATTCAATCTGGCTGACAGTTttagtggtttggtttgaattttacgtGGACAATAATAAGAATGAAAGCTGACGATAGAAAACATGCGATTGCTTACGTACAGAATGTTTCGTACATCATTATACGATACTAATGATAGATTGCTGTGTATAATCAGACAACCTGGTCTTCACGAAAACGACAGTTTATCAGCACGGCGCCATCACGATCAATTTGATTGTCCAGAAAGAACTCCACCTTTGCAGATGAAAAGTGACGTTCCGTTTGAATGATGTAGGGGGAAAAAAATACATTTGCATCATCTCTCAAGGATCACGTTCAGTGTCATGTCCAATGTTCTAATGTTCTATGATAAGCGTAAAAAAAAAATGCGCAGATTAATGTGCATTGATTTTTAATATGTTGCAAAATGAAACCACGAACGTTTTGTGATTTATCAGTGCATTGTTTCTGTTAGTACTGAAGACAAGACACTTACACGATTTCAATATCTGAAATTCCTTATAcccaatacataaatatatatttattttggtgtGTCTGGCGATATATGCATATATAACCAATGTTTTCCACGATCTAAGACGGTTCTCAATACGTTTCTAAAAGAAGTATCtaataaatatcaatttattattaactCTCATGGAACCATTGTCTAACATGTCCTCATACAGCCCTTAACAATACGTTTCTCGAAGaaatctgaaataaatataactgtattcTACCTTTCTGTCTAATTAGTTTCTAACACTACTTGAAACAGCTCTTAATAATTCGTTTTTCAAAGAAGTCGCCgataaatataactgttttatctAACCAGTGTATAACATGACctgaaacagttattagttttCAAAGAAGTATTGGATGTACATTACTCTgttctcatcttctgtagtttaAACTTCTACAAATTAGAAACTGAATTTCGTATTCCTAACATGAACAGTAGCCTCAGGTTCGaggatagctgtccctaatttcgccCTGCTCACTAACTAGGAAGACATCAGTCAGTCAATAAACCCGCCGCTATAAGGACTTTGTCTCATTCTTTGGATTAACTAAAGGgcgtacttttatttttataacgcaCATACACCTGAAAGTGCAGAGCATACTCAACGACAATGCAGTGCGAATCATACACTTTCGGACTCTTTAACTCTGCACTCAATCCACTTGTCCACACTCGACCTACTAGAACACGTGTAGTGAATTTTGTTAGTGTTGGggcaaatatatttttgtttcgtgACTTCACCTGTAACGGATTTcctgttttgcttttattttagtgcctacgtttgttttagagtagttttcttttttgcctgtGGCGTATATTGTTGGCAGTATATTGGCGCGAGTCCAGCTTGTTCTCagaatttgtagaaggttcttgaaAGTAAGACACAACAATGTACTGAGTGTTTTTGTGATAATAATGATTGACAGTACTGTTAccaagtgaactttcgagaaAGTCGCGAGATATGTATAAAAGCAATGCGCCAGgacaatatattgttattagtattgACAGCTACAATCTGTGTGCTATAGGCCTAataagctataattgtgattaacgcatATTAATCCTAAAACTACAGAATTAGACCAGGAACGTCTATAGATTTCGTACATTGCAAACCGTTCAACTTAAGTTgcttacttcggacgttattatttctacgaggacattaattATCTTCGCTGGAAGGAGTCAGCTTGTACCCGGATTGAGGCTATCCAAGAAAAGACATCGTTAGCTCAGAttacatgtaacaaaattaactcaaaattaatttgctcgtcgtggacctggatcgttgaaaaaacattttcagttctAGACCCGATACAAAAtttagtattatttgtaagtttatagAACCCTTGCATATAaaacatcatttgtaataattattagtaataatagttattataaattgtattttgtttgtatacgtgtttttcttacagcaaagccacatcgggctatctgctgagtctaccgaggggaatcgaatccttgattttagcgttttaaatctgtagacttaccgctgtaccaacgggggacttgtttgcatattaaaataaatctgtgttgaaaaaggaaaatgtgtgtatcaatcttgttggtaaataacataaatttaatacatattaacatttaattaatcactaaattcaaattcaaatttccatcTGTTTAAACTAGTAACACGTAACGTGTGTAACACAATAACGCTGatactcgtccgagataaatcatATTGGTcaggtgtttaaggcgctcgactcgtaatctgaagtttccgagttcgaatccccgtcacaccaaacatgctttcctttccgccgtggggacgttataatgttacggtcaatcccactatccgttagtaaaagagtcgcccaagagttggcgtgggtggagATGAgcaactgcctttcctctagtcttacactgctaaaataggaacggctaacgcagattgccctagagtagttttgcgcgaaatttgaaacaaaccaaaccaaattaagataaattataacacgtgaCACACCCTTTTTAGGATTCTTTCGAAGAATATATTCAAGAGCATAATTTGGAAATATCTTTCACGAAGTTATTTACATAGTTTGTTTCTAAGGATAAATTTGTACAATAACAAACTACAGTAATCGAATCCCAAATGTTAGTGTTATAAAGCCTCAAATTCATCCTGAGTCACCGGGAGGCTGTTTGTAGGGAAACTATGCCAGTACTAGTATTTTGGAGTGACTACTTGTGTTTATCAGAAGTTTATATAAGTGTTTCAATAATTCCTTGTGGTCATTCGCTGTTACGTTCTACGTAACTTGCTAAacgccccagtggcacagcggtatttctgtggacttacaacgctagaaaccgggtttcgatacgcacGATGGTTagaacacagatagaccattgtgtagctttgtgcttaactctaaacaaacaaaccaacaaaagcTCGATAAGCTATTTTGTCCAATGTTAGTGTAAATTAAGATAAACTACTAGTGTGATAAGCCCATTCCAAGATAACccaagttaaaaatgttttatgaattcaGTGTTACTTTAAAAAACGTTTCCGTTTGATAGGTACAACAGATATGTATTTATATAGAGAAATTTAAATGCTTCAAATGATCTTTTAAGTTTAGCATCGTCCAATAACAACTAATACGTGTGAAACTATTTTAGCTTCGTCCAATAACAATTGATAGGTGTGAAACTGTTTTAGCTTCGTCCAATAACAACTGATAAGTGTGAAACTATTTTAGCTTCGTCCTATAACAACTGATAGGTGTGAAACTATTTTAGCTTCGTCCAACGACAACTAATTGTTGTGAAACAGCACTAGTTTCGTCTAATGGCAATAGGTATGTGTGAAACTAATGCTCtatggattttaattttttttttatatttgaagatTCGCTATTTCCGCTAATGCATACTTTTAAAATACTACTAAATGAGATAAACCCTAACTTCGCattcagtttagtttgtttgtgtgttttgtataaagatgtgtgtttgtaaatatatttatatatacacacacgtgccTGTACATAACAATGCCGAATATTTGTGGGACGGTGTGttatatcaatgttttattatttttttagctgAAAAATATTCACAGTGTTTTGATGAGGACACTGtcttactaaattaaaaatattcacagtGTTTTGATGAGGACACtgttttactaaattaaaaatattcacagtGTTTTGATGAGGACACTGtcttactaaattaaaaatattcacagtGTTTTGATGAGGACACTGtcttactaaattaaaaatatttagtgttttgatGAGGACACTGTctcactaaattaaaaatattcacagtGTTTTGATGAGGACACtgttttactaaattaaaaatattcacagtGTTTTGATGAGAACACTGtcttactaaattaaaaatattcagtgttttGATGAGGACACTGTctcactaaattaaaaatattcacagtGTTTTGATGAGGACACTGTctcactaaattaaaaatattcacagtGTTTTGATGAGGACACTGTctcactaaattaaaaatattcacagtGTTTTGATGAGGACACTGTctcactaaattaaaaatattcacagtGTTTTGATGAGGACACTGTctcactaaattaaaaatattcacagtGTTTTGATGAGGACACTGtcttactaaattaaaaatattcacagtGTTTTGATGAGGACACTGtcttactaaattaaaaatattcacagtGTTTTGATGAGAACACTGtcttactaaattaaaaatattcagtgttttGATGAGGACACTGTctcactaaattaaaaatattcacagtGTTTTGATGAGGACACTGtcttactaaattaaaaatattcacagtGTTTTGATGAGGACACTGtcttactaaattaaaaatattcacagtGTTTTGATGAGGACACTGTctcactaaattaaaaatattcacagtGTTTTGATGAGGACACTGtcttactaaattaaaaatattcacagtGTTTTGATGAGGACACTGtcttactaaattaaaaatattcacagtGTTTTGATGAGAACACTGtcttactaaattaaaatattcagtgttttGATGAGGACACTGTctcactaaattaaaatattcacagtGTTTTGATGAGGACACTGtcttactaaattaaaaatattcacagtGTTTTGATTAGGACACTGtcttactaaattaaaaatattcacagtGTTTTGATGAGGACACTGTctcactaaattaaaaatattcacagtGTTTTGATGAGGACACTGtcttactaaattaaaaatattcacagtGTTTTGATGAGGACACTGTCTTACTAAATCAAGTGTAAAGCACCACGCGACATTTTGGCTTTTATTAGTGTTGTTGAAGTAAGATAAAATTCGGATATAAATCCGTATGTTAATTTTCATTTGCAGGCAGAACTGAGTCTTCAAGGCGATGATTTTACACGTCAAATGTATTACATGTACAGCACCTTTGAAGATGTTGTGGCTTCTCACTTAGAGCCAGAAAACAGGAATATTTATTGTGAAAGTGATCCCTTTACATCGGAAGTGAAGAACCTCTCTGAATCGTTCCAAGTGGATTCCATACCACACCCAAACAACCTCTTGAGGTTCGCTCAAACATTTTCATTGCTTGATTCACATGCGAGTTTGAGGCGGGACCACCTACCTACCAAATCACCAGTCTGTAATTATTCACCTAATTTAGTTAAATGTAGAACAATGAACGGAACGCATCGTTTCCCTTGTGGTCAGCTTCCCTCTTGTCATCAATGTTCAAGCCAATCGGAAATCTCTACTAATCCACTGTTGGAAACAATTAATGCTCTGACCTATGACGCATGTGACTCTGACGATTACTACGATCTTTCCAGCGTTTACCAACAGCGTCGATTGGTGGGGAGACAAACAGATCCACCTTCATCAAAACCACAAACGGATTCTTCAGTGTGTGATGGAGACAAAGATTCGATAGTTGGATACGCTGGTTCGAATTCAATTGATAGCGGCTACAAGAGTCATTGTCCGACACCAGAGGTACCAGAGAACTCCATCTATGGTAACGAAACGGGAAAGTCAAGCCGCATTTGTCACCCAGAAGGCACCAATAGGTCTTTGCCTAACAAAGGTAACGAAGGAGCTAAACCAAAAATATTAATGGGTACAAAGGTAATGGGAAAGCAGTGTCCCCGAGCTAATAGTTGTCATCAGGTTAATTCTCGAAGACACGATTCTGGATTTTACGATGTGAACCTTGACCATTTAATGTATTTAAGGCAATCCTTATTGAGTGCCATTAAAAACTGCGAAATATCTGCTTCCCACTCTTCCACTGTTGAAGACACCTCTGCTTCCTGTCAGCAGACACCAACTAACGACTTTCCTGCACCTCTTGAAAGACCTGTCTTCATCTCAAATTATCCGGAAGGTTCCCGAAAATCTTGTTTCTGCAAGTCTCGTTCTCAAAAGCTCTGTGCCATTCCTCactgttcttgtttattttctGAGAAACTCTGTAAAGATGATTTTTTACAGAATATCAGAACTCGTCCACTACGAGAAAGAGATCCAAAAACTAGGGTTCTGGAATCAGCTCACGATAGGTTTTGTAATCAAGGCTATACGTATCCATCTCATGAAGATTTGATATCCATCAATGAACTTTCGTGTGGCAAATACTACTCGGGTACAGATACCTCTAAACCATCCAGTTCTTCTTCGGTTTCATCTTCATCCGCGTCCTCAGGTTCATCTGCCTACCATAAAACGGTGAGATTTAATTCAGATGTGCACGTTGTATCTCTTTCAGACAAAGCCTTTGATACCAATATTCCTCAGCGCAAGAAAAAGCATTCTAGATCCATTCTTAAAGATACGTTGTGTTCCAACTTAAGATCCAAATTAATTCAATGTCAGGACACTCACGCGACGTCCCCATACACTTTAGAAGAAGAAATAGATGCCCTACTCTATGGAAAAGCCGAATATTATGACTTGGAAAGCATCGATGACTTTCCATGCAGTTACGTCGCCATGATTGAGGACAAGTACAAATACGGAAACACTACAAACAAGACCCACAGCAAAATATCGAAAGGTGAGTGCCTATGTAATTTGAATAAGCCCCCTAGCGGCAGGGACTTCCCAGACAAAAACGAAAGATTTGTGAAGGTCATTTAAGTCATCATGGCAACAGTCAGTTCTGTTTTTGTAACACTGAAACACCTTCAGCAGACTAAAATATCGTATAAACTGTAATTATCTTAAAACCTTCAGTTTAATgaacatttcttttatatatgaatGCAATGATTTTCATTCGttcgctgtttgttttttttagccaATCTACCTATGTATATAAAATCAGACCTTGTATGGCGTTTAATATGGCTGATCTTCAATGAAACTGACTAAACTCACGATCATAGAGAAAACTTTTCtactttagaaatattattcaaattattttatgcagTCATTGGAACTAATCTAAACTTCAATTCTCTGCAGTGAAAGCCCTAGGTTctcatacccgtggtgggcagagcatagatagcctttttgtagctttgtgcttaataccccATAACAACAAGAAGAACAACTCTATAGTGAGGTAAGATAAATATTTACGCGGTTTCTTACAAAGGTTATGCATCAATAAATACCTTTGACTGTCCGTTCTATAATGCAGcgcgattgtttgttttggaatttcgcacaaagctactcgaaggctatctgtactagccatccctaatttagcagtgtaagactagagggaaggcagctagtcatcaccatccaccgccaactcttgggctactcttttagcgacgaatagtgggattgaccgaaacattataacgcccccacggctgaaagggcgagcatgtttggtgccaccgggattagaacgcgcgaccctcagattacgagtcgaacgccttaacccacctggccctgccgggcccTGCAGGGCGATATACTGTTGTTGTATAACGAATGTCATAAGCAACTGTTAACGATGGTGGTGTtggtgttgttatatttattgtgCATTTCACGTATAATTAACGTCATGTGTATGTGTTtgccaaacaaatacaaaagtcTTGCAGCATGCTCCAGACAGGATTTTTTTCATTTCCCTAATCCTTCAGAAGCTcagcttgagggcttataaagCTTAAAATTTGGGTTCTATACCTACAGAGGACAAAGCGTTGATAGGCCGTTGCATAGCATTGCCCCtcagaaaacataaataattaatttaacaccTTTGTTtccaatgtatctcagaacggctgttatgggtattaacactttcattaataaagtagtaaataacCTTTCGACATTCCTAGGTCACCTTAGCATCTTCTTAAGTTACGTTAAcatgaagataacctaggaaggtcaaaacgttgttttctgctgtattagtaaaattgttaatacccatacccagctgttctgagatatatttttatttcaagtgggtttctcgtaatcaagCCTCACTTTACAATAAGCTGTCCGTGGGTCATGACTAGCCctcgaacccttgatttttgTCCGCGAGACTTCTATATTAAATGTGCCATGAGAACAATTTAGAACAAAGATTTTTGTGTTCAATAATTTATCGTCAGATTAGGTTTCTCTCCGAAGTGTCATTTCTCTTGGTTTAATTAAAGCAGTTCACCCATGTCACCAATTCCCACCCCACCCCCTACACTCTTCCCTTACCCATGTCACCAATCCCCACCTTCACCTCTCCACTCTTCCCTCACCCATGTCACCAATCTCCACCCCACCCCTCCACTCTTCCCTCACCCATGTCACCAATCCCCCCCCACCCCTCCACTCTTCCCTCACCCATGTCACCAATCCCCATCCTCACCCCCTTCCACTCTTCCCTGCCCGTCGCTTTCTGGTTATTATAATTAAGTAGCTCTAGGGAAAACATAATTGGGATCTGGTGCATTTAATGTGTTGAGTAAATTTCATGCATGCTGGACTCCCTATCAAATTTTTAAGACATTCGGTCACGTGGTAATCAGAACAGATTGACGTCATGACATTTTACACCAGTCCGAAAGAAGCAAACAGCTTATCTccgttttaaaataataataaacgctCGTAAAAGCATTCGTTgggtgtttatttgttttagcgcaaaactaaataataggctatctgcactcttTTTACGGCGGGAATCAAACCCTGGACTTTAGGCTTGGAAATCCATAAACGTACCGTTGACCCACTAAGAGAACGTTATAAAAACTCTGGATGACTCAGAAATAGCTTCTACATCTACAACTAATCTCAAAAATAGTGGTttcgttgtgtttgtttgttgttgtttctgagcCACAGCAAAGTATTTGCGGACTCtaaccgctagaaaccgggtttcgataccggtggtggacaGAGgaaagataacccattgtgtactttgtgcttaattacaaacaagtatttttatttgttgttgttgttttttagagatAATTTCAGAACagtcccccagtgacacagcagtatgtctgtcaacttacaccgctaaaaaccgagtttcgaaaTCCGTGGTTGGCAAAGcaaagataatccattgtgtagttttgcgcttaattacaaaacgagtcttttttgttcgtttgtttgttgttattttgtttttagaaataattccaAGACAACCCCttagtgacacagtggtatgtctgccgactcagaccgctagaaacctggtttcgatacccgtgatgggtggagcacaggtagctcattaTGTAATATTGTGCTGAATTCTAAATGACTCACTCGTTTCAAGACAGTACATCTCATTTTCGTAGTGAACATAGTCTAATATCCTTATGACGTCAGATGTGTGCGCCATAAATTATAAGGAACCAACTCTGCATCACGTCGAACGCTATCAATATTCTATTACAAAGTACAAACATCTCTCCCACTGTTCAGACCACCCACAACCCACTGGTTTCTTCAAACCTGAACCCATATGACGGCTTAtttgagaaagaagaaaaatatatttaaattcgtACGCAACGTATGATGTAACTGTGGTAAATAATTACACGATTGTGATTCGGAACCAAAAGAATATTCGGTTGAGGTTTGCAAAGAACGCCGTAAACCAGAGATGTGATCCGTGTGTCAACATGAGCTTCTCTGTTCTGGAAATTGTCCATTTCTATTTTCGAAAACCCCGGATATAGAAATACTGGAATCAGTACAAGAcaagataaacatatttatagGACGTTCAAAGATACgtgtgataaaataaaactcGTGTTGTAACAAACTTAAAGATTCAGTGAACCgcctcgactcataatctgagagtcgcgggttcggatcccccaAACAtgcgctctttcagccatggaagcgttgtaatgtggcgatcaatcccactattcgatggtaaaagagtagcccaagagttggcggcgggtggtgatgactagctgccttcactctagtcttacactgcaaaattaaggacagctaacgcagatagctctcgtgtagctttgcgctaaattaacaaacaaacaaacagtgggcC
This sequence is a window from Tachypleus tridentatus isolate NWPU-2018 chromosome 5, ASM421037v1, whole genome shotgun sequence. Protein-coding genes within it:
- the LOC143251089 gene encoding uncharacterized protein LOC143251089 isoform X2 translates to MYYMYSTFEDVVASHLEPENRNIYCESDPFTSEVKNLSESFQVDSIPHPNNLLRFAQTFSLLDSHASLRRDHLPTKSPVCNYSPNLVKCRTMNGTHRFPCGQLPSCHQCSSQSEISTNPLLETINALTYDACDSDDYYDLSSVYQQRRLVGRQTDPPSSKPQTDSSVCDGDKDSIVGYAGSNSIDSGYKSHCPTPEVPENSIYGNETGKSSRICHPEGTNRSLPNKGNEGAKPKILMGTKVMGKQCPRANSCHQVNSRRHDSGFYDVNLDHLMYLRQSLLSAIKNCEISASHSSTVEDTSASCQQTPTNDFPAPLERPVFISNYPEGSRKSCFCKSRSQKLCAIPHCSCLFSEKLCKDDFLQNIRTRPLRERDPKTRVLESAHDRFCNQGYTYPSHEDLISINELSCGKYYSGTDTSKPSSSSSVSSSSASSGSSAYHKTVRFNSDVHVVSLSDKAFDTNIPQRKKKHSRSILKDTLCSNLRSKLIQCQDTHATSPYTLEEEIDALLYGKAEYYDLESIDDFPCSYVAMIEDKYKYGNTTNKTHSKISKDNKPDALVNKSLQSSSESLICDSNTESHRDVTAGRCKEKACGSSQKCFAKEEKSTGSSSDIRFTEVAKCMVEVIEDLQKQTIDAQRSIDTFSEPVGAPVTTSLTEKDRGVSKSKLLSSALLSSSGETNSEMYSNASDYHVYEEIMYDCVTESPSVEHEVPPPLPARPSSLNVKEPNPMLGLNNTACKSDLELHGILKNSVKNCPKQRHNLYSIFSDRTDRRTLSHSLEHEWKSSCVKRTDEYGFDLSSAV
- the LOC143251089 gene encoding uncharacterized protein LOC143251089 isoform X1 yields the protein MANEHRPSKMDSLLSNLRRIMAELSLQGDDFTRQMYYMYSTFEDVVASHLEPENRNIYCESDPFTSEVKNLSESFQVDSIPHPNNLLRFAQTFSLLDSHASLRRDHLPTKSPVCNYSPNLVKCRTMNGTHRFPCGQLPSCHQCSSQSEISTNPLLETINALTYDACDSDDYYDLSSVYQQRRLVGRQTDPPSSKPQTDSSVCDGDKDSIVGYAGSNSIDSGYKSHCPTPEVPENSIYGNETGKSSRICHPEGTNRSLPNKGNEGAKPKILMGTKVMGKQCPRANSCHQVNSRRHDSGFYDVNLDHLMYLRQSLLSAIKNCEISASHSSTVEDTSASCQQTPTNDFPAPLERPVFISNYPEGSRKSCFCKSRSQKLCAIPHCSCLFSEKLCKDDFLQNIRTRPLRERDPKTRVLESAHDRFCNQGYTYPSHEDLISINELSCGKYYSGTDTSKPSSSSSVSSSSASSGSSAYHKTVRFNSDVHVVSLSDKAFDTNIPQRKKKHSRSILKDTLCSNLRSKLIQCQDTHATSPYTLEEEIDALLYGKAEYYDLESIDDFPCSYVAMIEDKYKYGNTTNKTHSKISKDNKPDALVNKSLQSSSESLICDSNTESHRDVTAGRCKEKACGSSQKCFAKEEKSTGSSSDIRFTEVAKCMVEVIEDLQKQTIDAQRSIDTFSEPVGAPVTTSLTEKDRGVSKSKLLSSALLSSSGETNSEMYSNASDYHVYEEIMYDCVTESPSVEHEVPPPLPARPSSLNVKEPNPMLGLNNTACKSDLELHGILKNSVKNCPKQRHNLYSIFSDRTDRRTLSHSLEHEWKSSCVKRTDEYGFDLSSAV